Proteins encoded in a region of the Neoarius graeffei isolate fNeoGra1 chromosome 3, fNeoGra1.pri, whole genome shotgun sequence genome:
- the LOC132883821 gene encoding general transcription factor II-I repeat domain-containing protein 2A-like, which yields MSHSKMSGGDVGLPNKKQKTYHYHIEWEEEFFFTMSFSKCVCLICQSSIAIPKKGNVERHFRTVHGKYEADFPPKSELRKRKVKELKSQLSGQQSLFTQHSSKAKAATEASFRVSRVIVKNMKSFQEGEIMKEAFVEAAESLFGDFKNKAEIMSSIKALQLSRHTVTRRCEAMAEDVTQQMWKDIGDCECFSLQLDESTDVSDTAQVCVYIRMVFSDMTAKEELLTVIPLKEHARGEDIFLSFKNFIENTQLPLYKLVSITTDGAPAMVGRVNGFIAKCRQDDAFPDFVNYHCIIHQQALCAKMLNMKEIMDVATKIACSIRAKALQRRLFRAHLEKADSDHFELLLHTDVRWLSRGKFLQRFRELCPEIKEFFRETGHAEYKQLNDEQWLLDLAFLTDLTNKLNDLNQELQGKDKTVTDMISSVNAFKRKIKHLSSKLQRHDLANFPNLKSELETQGKACAQLSSARYTEQIDNCLSEFDRRFQDFATLEPVATFMCYPFQEDAEIDSLASKIATLFHLNSSGVEDEILSLQADIELKARAHGHFWNLLTEKKYPNMRKCATSLTALFGSTYLCESAFSHMKIIKSQYRSTMTDEHLEMCLRLAVSSYRPDYASLADSMQCKSSN from the coding sequence atgagccaTTCTAAAATGAGTGGGGGAGATGTCGGCCTACCAAATAAGAAGCAAAAAACCTATCACTACCATATTGAATGGGAGGAAGAGTTTTTTTTCACTATGTCCTTTTCGAAGTGCGTTTGCCTGATCTGTCAGTCTAGCATTGCTATTCCAAAGAAGGGAAATGTGGAGAGGCATTTTCGGACAGTTCATGGGAAATACGAGGCGGACTTCCCACCGAAAAGTGAATTAAGAAAGAGGAAGGTGAAGGAATTGAAATCGCAGTTGTCCGGACAGCAGTCACTTTTCACACAGCATTCATCGAAAGCTAAAGCGGCTACCGAAGCCTCATTCAGAGTGAGTCGTGTCATCGTGAAAAACATGAAGTCATTCCAAGAGGGAGAGATAATGAAAGAGGCATTCGTTGAAGCAGCAGAGTCGTTGTTTGGAGATTTTAAAAATAAGGCCGAAATAATGTCTTCAATCAAAGCCCTGCAACTTTCACGACACACAGTTACAAGGCGCTGTGAAGCCATGGCTGAGGATGTAACCCAGCAGATGTGGAAGGACATCGGAGATTGCGAGTGCTTTTCACTGCAGTTGGACGAGTCTACGGACGTCAGTGACACAGCCCAGGTATGCGTTTATATTCGTATGGTGTTCAGCGACATGACGGCAAAGGAAGAGCTATTGACAGTGATTCCCTTGAAGGAACATGCGCGAGGAGAGGACATTTTTCTGTCATTTAAAAACTTCATCGAGAACACTCAGCTCCCACTGTACAAATTAGTGTCCATCACCACGGATGGAGCCCCCGCAATGGTTGGTCGCGTGAATGGGTTTATTGCCAAGTGCAGACAGGACGATGCTTTCCCAGACTTCGTGAATTACCACTGCATAATCCACCAACAAGCACTTTGCGCGAAGATGCTGAACATGAAAGAGATCATGGACGTGGCGACGAAGATCGCCTGCTCAATTAGAGCCAAAGCACTTCAAAGACGGCTATTCCGCGCACATCTGGAGAAGGCTGACAGCGACCACTTTGAGTTGTTGCTACACACTGACGTGAGGTGGCTTAGTCGCGGGAAATTCTTGCAACGATTCCGAGAGCTCTGTCCAGAAATCAAGGAGTTTTTTCGTGAAACTGGACATGCAGAATACAAACAGCTGAATGATGAACAGTGGCTGCTAGATCTGGCTTTTTTAACCGAtcttacaaacaagctgaatgacCTTAATCAAGAGCTGCAAGGAAAAGACAAAACGGTGACCGACATGATCAGCTCAGTCAATGCCTTCAAACGTAAAATCAAACATCTGTCCTCAAAGCTTCAGCGCCATGATTTGGCAAATTTCCCGAACCTGAAGTCAGAGTTGGAGACGCAAGGGAAGGCCTGTGCGCAACTAAGCAGCGCACGCTACACAGAGCAGATTGACAACTGCCTGTCCGAGTTCGACAGACGTTTCCAAGACTTTGCTACACTCGAGCCAGTGGCTACATTCATGTGCTATCCGTTTCAAGAAGATGCCGAGATTGATTCACTTGCGTCAAAAATCGCAACACTGTTTCACCTGAATTCATCTGGAGTGGAAGATGAGATTTTATCACTACAAGCTGACATTGAGCTGAAGGCCAGAGCTCATGGACACTTCTGGAACTTACTCACAGAGAAAAAGTACCCCAACATGAGGAAATGTGCTACTTCCCTGACTGCATTATTCGGCTCAACTTATCTGTGCGAATCAGCCTTTTCCCACATGAAGATCATCAAGTCCCAGTATCGTTCCACCATGACTGATGAACATTTGGAAATGTGCTTGAGGCTGGCTGTCAGCAGCTACCGTCCGGACTACGCATCCCTGGCCGACTCAATGCAGTGCAAGTCATCAAATTAA